The segment CCAAGCTGTTTCCCAAGCTCGGTCCGCGTCCCATGATTCCCAGCGGGCTTCTGGTGACCGCGGCCGGTCTGGTCTGGCTCACCCGGCTCGAAGTCGACTCCACCTATGCGGCCAGCCTCCTCGGCCCCCTGATGGCCATCGGTATCGGCATGGGCCTGGTCTACGCGGCCGCGCTCAACACGGGTACCTCGGGGGTCCGTGCCGAGGACTCCGGTATCGCGTCGGCGACGTTCAGCGCCGGACAGCAGATCGGCGGCGCCGTCGGTACCGCGCTGCTCAACACGATCGCGGCCACCGCCGTCACCGACTGGCTCACCGACAACACGGACGGCAGGCCCAGTCCGCTGGAGCTCCAGACCGCCGCGGTCCACAGCTACACCACGGTCTTCTGGTGGTCCGCCGCGATTCTCGCCGGTGGTGCCGTCATCGCGGCTCTCCTGCTGCGCAGCGGCCCGCTGCCAGCCCCCGAGGAGGCCGTGGAGGAGCCCGCGCCGAGTCCCGAGGCGCAGCCCGCCTGACCCCGCCCCGGCTTCGTGCGAGGACGGCCCCGGTCTCCGGGGGCCGTCCTCGTTTTCGGTGTGCTCGGTGTGCTCGGTGTTATCGGTGTGCGTACGGGGGGCGGGGCTCGTCGGTCTCCGCCGGGGCTCCAGCGCTGATCAAGCAGGTCACGCGGATAATGTGACATGAGCCAATACAAGGACATCATCACGCAGTACCTCGACGGGGTTCACCGCGGCGACCACGAGCTGGTCCTGTCCCTGGTGACCGACGGAGTCCTGTTGGAGAAGAAGGGGCAGCCCGCGTTCCGCGGCAAGGAGGTCCTGCGTGCCGCCATCGACAACAAGGACGGCATCGTCCACAAGGACGCGGGCTCGCTGCGCCCGGTTCACAAGGTCGAGCGCATGATCGAGGAGGGCGAGACGGTGGCCGTGGACGGCACCGTCGTGGTGCCGCTGCCGAACGGTGGGCAGCTGGAGTTGCTCTTCTCCGACTATTTCACCTTCAGTGACGGTCTGATCAGTGGGGTGGAGAGCTACATGATCACTCCCGCGCCGCCGCAGAGCTGACACCGCGGGCGCCCTCGGGGCGTTCCGTGGCCGGGGCAGGCCCGTCCGCGGTCCGGACGTGGTCTGCCCCGCCTGCCGGGTGTCGCGGGCGCCGGGTGTGTTCCCTCCGGCCGGAGGGGCCCGGCGCCGCGTCCTTGCAGGGGGGCGGTGGGGGTTCGTACGGAGCCGGTCTACGGCTTCGGGGTGTGCGGGCGGTGCGGGGTGGTGAGGGCGCGGTCCACCAGGGGGCCCGCGGCGCCGGTGTAGGCGGCCGGGTCGAGCAGGGCGAGTGCGTCGGCGCGGGTCAGTACGCCGTCGAGCTGCGGGAGTTCGGCCAGGACGTCGGCCAGTGGCCGGCCGGTCGTGCCGGCGAGCAGCGTGGCGCGGGTGAGCAGTTGGCGCGCGGCGTCCTTGCCGATGCGCGGTGCCAGGACGGCCGAGACCCGCTCGGAGACGATTTGCCCGCCGGTCGCCTCCAGGTTGGCGCGCATCCGCTCGGGGTGAACGGTGAGTCCCCGGGCGAGTTCGGCGGCCGTGTGCGCCGCGCCGCCGGTCAGGCGCAGGGCTTCGCGCAGCGGCTGCCATTCGGCGTGCCACAGGCCGGCCGAGCGTTCGTCCTCGGTGGCCAGGCACTGGGTCAGGACGGCGGCCAGGGCGGGTACCTGTACGGAGGCCGAGCGGATGAGGGTGGCGAGGACCGGGTTGCGTTTGTGGGGCATCGCCGAGGAGGCGCCCCGGCCGGTGACGGCGGGTTCGGTCACTTCGCCGATCTCGGTGCGGGTCAGCACCAGCACATCGGCGGCGATCTTGCCGAGGGCGCCGGTCGTGCGGGCCAGGCCGGCGCCGAGGTCGGCTATGGGGGTACGCAGGGCGTGCCAGGGCAGTACGGGGACGGCCAGGCCCGTTTCGGCGGCGAAGGCGGCGGTGAGTTCGTCCGGTACGGCCGCGGGGTCGGCGTCCCGGCCCGCGTACTGCAGATAGCCGGCCAGGGTTCCGGCCGCGCCGCCCAGGGATACCGGGAGCCCGTGGAGGGTGTGTTCGAGACGCTCGGCGGCGTCCAGGACCAGCCGGTGCCAGCCGGCCGCTTTGAGGCCGAACGTGGTGGGGACGGCGTGCAGGGCGAGGGTACGTCCCGCCATGACGGTGTCGCGGTGGGCGGCGGCGAGTTCGGCGAGCGCGCCGGCCGTGGTGTGCAGGTCCGTGATGATCAGGCGGAGCGCGCGGGAGGCCACCAGCATGGCGCCGGTGTCGAAGATGTCCTGGCTGGTGGAGCCGCGGTGTACGTATTCGGCGGCCTGCGGGGAGTGTTCGGCGACCCGGGCGGTCAGGGCCTTGACCAGGCCCACGACGGGGTTGGCGGTCTCCCGGGCGGCGAGGGCCAGTTCGCGTAGGTCCGGCGGGTGGGCGCAGGCGGCGGTGATGGCCTCGGCGGCGTGTGCGGGCACGGTGCCGCAGCGGGCCTGGGCGCGGGCCAGGGCCGCCTCGGCGTCGAGCATGGCCCTCAGCCAGGCGCCGTCGCCGACGGCCGCCTCGGCCGGGGTGCCCGCGCGGACCGGGGAGAGGAGCCCGGCGTCCAGGTAGGCAGGCGGTGGGGGTTCATACGGAGAGGTCATGTGCCTGGCCTCGGGTGGTGGACGGTGACCGGTCGTGGCGGGGGGCGGGGGGTGGGCAGGGCGGCAGGGCGAGGACGGCCGCGGCGATGGCGTCGGAGTCTTCGAGGGTGACCGAGCCGACGCCGGGTCTGATGCCCGCGGCGGTCACCCAGTGCACCGACTCGGTGGGGACCCCGTAGGCGAAGCGGCGGGGGTGCGGTACGCCGTGGGCGTCGATCAGGTGGTAGGGGCGCTCGGAGACGGCGAGGCCGCCGGTCTCGTAGTCCGCGCCGCCGGGGGTGCCGGTGCTGTCGGGGTGGGTGTCCGGCCGGCCGTGGGGGATGCGGTAGGGGCGGCACTGTCCGGTGCGCAGCAGGTGGCCCAGGAGTGGGTCGGTGGTGCGCCGCAGGTCGATGTCGGGCAGGCGGGCCTCGATGAGGACGCCGGCCCGTACCCGTTGGCCGGTCTCGCTGGACGTACCGATGAAGCAGGGGTCGTGCGGGTCGGTGGCGACGTGGAGTCCGGGGCCGGTCACGTCGAGGACGCCGGCGTCCATGAGTGCGGCCATCTCCTCGATGCGGGAGGCGGGCGGGCCGATGGACAGATAGGTGTTGAGGGGGGTGTACCAGCGTTCGAGGTCGTCGCGGTGGGAGGCGGCGGTCAGGCCCGCGTGGTCGACGGCGAGCCGTAGTTCGTTGCGCAGGTCCCGCAGGACGTCGAGGGCGGCCTTGACCGGTCCGTTGATGTTGCCCTGGCGGGCCAGCCGGACGTCCTCGTCGAGGTGGTCGCGCAGCCAGCGGCGGAAGGCGGCCGGGCCGGCGGTGTCGCGGGGGCCGTAGGGGCGGGCGATGCGGTGCCAGTCCCAGCGTTCGGCCGGGCCGATTCCGGCCTCGTCCAGGATCCGGTCCTCGGCCGGTCCGGGTTCGGCGCGCAGATACCGCTCGGTGAACTCCTCGGTGGCCGGGGCGGGTTCGCCGCGGGCCGTGAGCAGGCCCGTGTAGTAGACGCCGCATACCTCTTTGGAGATCAGCGGCCACAGCTCGGCGGTGAAGTCGACGGCCGTGCCGCGGGTGTTCTTGCGGCGGCGCAGCGCGGCGATGTACTCGGTGGTCAGGAGCCGGGGGAAGTAGCGGCCGTGGGCGCCTTTCTCGTTCTCGCCGCGGGCCTGGTAGGGCACACCGCGGCGGGAGCCGGCGTACAGGCGCGGTTCGCGGCCCGAGGGCCGGTAGACCAGGCGGCCGCCGGTGCGGGTGTAGGTGCCGCCGCGGCCCTGGGTGAACAGGGTCAGGTAGTCGAAGAAGTTGAGTCCCAGTCCGCGCAGCAGGACGCTCTGTCCGGGCGGGATGTGGGAGAGGTCGACGTCGGCGGGGTTGGCGGGGGCGAGGTAGGTCAGCCCGTTACGGGCGGCGAATGCGGCCAGTCGGTGTTCGGTGTCGGTGGGGCGGGCCGGGAGGTGGCCCTGGGCGAGGACGACGGCGGACAGTCCGGTCAGCCGGGTGCCGTCTTCCAGGGTGACGGTCTGGGTCGGCGGGACAGCGGTCCGGGCCCCGGTGCCGTTGCCGTTGCCGTGGTCCGGGCGGGGGGCGGTGTCCTCCAGGGCGACGGCCCGCAGGGGGTGGACGAGTACCGTCAGGTGGCCGGGGGCGTTCGCGACGGTCTGCTGGAACGCCCAGCGCAGATAGGAGCCGTAGAGCGCGCGGGTGGGGTAGGTGTCGGGGCCCAGCCGGCGTGCCTCGGCGATGAGGTGTTGGTCGTGGGTGGTGTCCCGGCCTGTTTCGAGTGGGCCGGATTCCAGGGTTTTGGCCCACTGGTACAGGCTGGGGCCCTCCTCGACCGGGCCGTCGATGCGGACGCTGGCGTCGGTGTAGAGCGTCACCTGGCAGGCGACGGTGTTCATGAGCAGGTGGCGGGACTGGGTCGGGCGCCATACCCGGCCGGCGCCCGCCGGGTCGGGGTCGGCGACATGCACGGTGACGGCGGGCCAGCGGGGTGATTTCCGTTCCTGCGCACAGAGTCTTTCCAGTACGGACAGGCCGCGGGGCCCGGCGCCGACGAGGCATATCTCCAGATGGGCCGGGTCCGCGGGGGGCGGGGCGGGGGCCCGGGGCTCCCGGGGTCCGGGGGGAGGCGGCTCTCCCGGGGGAAACCGGGCGGCCGCCGTCACGGGCGGTCCTGCGGGGAGTCCGACGCCTGCCGTGCCTTCTTCTCCGTGCGTACGGTCCACAGTTCCTCCTTCTGGGCCACCGTCGGGGCAGGCGCTCAATCAGGGATCGGTTCCGGCTGGAAGCCGACTCGAAGCGGTGGGGAGCGGCGGGGAGCGGAACGGTTCCCGGCGGTGGTGACGGCCCGGCGGTGGTGACGGCCGGACGGTGCGCGGGGGCCCGGTCCACCAGCAGGCCCCGAACGCGGCTTTATCGGGACTCGAGTCGCCGGCCGGCTAATGGGACTGCTCGCGGGGCGTGACCTCAGCCGGATCCGGCACCGAACGGAATGCGGAGATCCGTTCGATGTGCGGCGGTTGCCGGGGGCGGTCCGCCTCATGAAGGAGCTTCGATGACGTTTCCCCTCTGCCCCAGAGGCCATGTCCGGGACAGTGAATCCGCTGCCGGGTCCGTGCTGTGCGGTCCGTGCCTGGAGCGGGTGGAAGGCCGGCTGCGGGCACTTCCCGCTCTGTACCGGGAATGTCTGTACCTGGCCGCGCCGGCGGTGCGGCGGACGAACCCGACGAAGGTTTCGGCGAGCCGTAATCGGGATCATCTCGATATCGCGGTCCTCGATACCCGTCATCGCGTCCGGACGCTTCTGGAGTCGTGGTCGGGGATGGTCGTGGAGAAGCTGGTGACCGCTCCCCCGCCGCGTACGGTGCCTCATCTGGCGCGGTTTCTCGGCCGGCATCTGGGGTGGCTCGCCGCGCAGCCGTCGGCTGTTGATTTCGCGGACGAGATCGAGGGGCTGGTCGCCGAGTTGCGGCGGACCATCGATCCGGAGCCGGCCGATCCGCGCGCCCTCATCAGGAGGTGTGTGGTGGACGGCTGTGCCGGGACGATCAGTGCACCGCCCCGGGGCGTTGCGGGTGCCGGGCGTATCGCCTGCTCCGCGGGGCATTCCTGGGAATTGGTCGACTGGCTCGGTCTCAGGAAACTCATGGAACGGCAGCGAGAGGACGTCGAGGGATGACCAGGCCGCCGAGTCACCGGCTCGTCCCCACCAAAGTGGCCGCGCTGGCCGTGGGGGTGTCCGAGGCGACGATTCGCCAGTGGGTGTGCCGCGGGAAGATCACCCGCTACGGTGCGCCGCGCCGTCGTTCGCAGTTCGACATCGAGGAACTGACCGAAATAGCCCTGCGGCGCAGGAGCTGACCCGTGGCGATTCGATATGCGGTGCGGTGTGTTTCCGGTATCCGGCCGGGCGTCGTTTCCCGCGGCGTACGGCGGTCGGCGATCCGTGCCGTCGCGAAGAGCGGTGTACGTGTGTGACGTCCCGTGCTTCCTTGCGTGCTCGGAACGTTGGGCGAAGTGATTTCCGTGATCAGGCGATCTCTCCATGAGGAAAGACCGGGGAAAGACCGAGGAAAGACAGAGGGAGCTGAGTGCGTTGACCCTTCCGACCTCGTCCGACGGGGTATCGGAGAGCCGGGTGCCGAAACGTCACCGGGCCCGCTCGGTCGGTATCGGCCGCGCCCATGCCAAGGCCATTCTGCTGGGAGAGCACGCGGTCGTCCACGGGGCGCCGGCGCTGGCGATCCCGGTGCCGCAGCTGACGGTGACGGCGAGCGCCGGATGGTCCTCCCGCGCCGGTGACGGCCGGGGGGAGGTGTCCGTCACGATGACCGGTTCCGCGTCGCGGGCGCTGGTGACACGGGCTTTCGACGGGCTGCGCCGGCTGACCGAGGAATTCTTCGTGCGCACGGGTGCGGCGGGCGGGCCGCCCCTGGAGGTGGTGGTGGACGGTGGGATCCCGCACGGCCGGGGGCTGGGTTCCAGTGCGGCCGTCTCCCGTGCGGTGGTCTTCGCGCTCGCCGATCTGCTGGGCCGTGAACTGACCGAGGACCTGGCGTTCGATCTGGTGCAGACGGCCGAGAACCTGGCGCACGGGCGGGCCAGCGGGGTGGATGCGACGGCGGTGGGCGCGGAGCGGCCGCTGCTGTTCCGGGCGGGCCGGGCGGAGGAACTGCCCATCGGCTGCGACGGGTTGTTCATCATCGCCGACAGTGGTGTCCCGGGCAGTACCAAGGAAGCGGCCGAGCTGCTGCGGGCGGGATTCGGGCGCCGCGCCGGGGCGGCGGAGAGGTTCGTCGGCCGGGCGTCGGAATTGGCCGAGGCGGGCCGGCGGGCGCTGGCCGACGGCGATGCCGAGGGACTCGGCTCGCGGCTCACCGACTACCACGAGCTGCTCCGCGCGGCCGGTCTGAGCACGGAGCGGATCGATGCGCTGGTCGAGGCGGCGCTGAAGGCGGGCAGCCTCGGAGCCAAGATCACCGGTGGTGGTCTGGGCGGCTGCGCGATCGCACAGACCCGGCCCGAACAGGCCCGGGAGGTCACCCGGCAGCTCCACGAGGCCGGGGCCGTACAGACCTGGGCCGTACCGCTGAAGGGGTTCGACAGCCATGCGCAGTGAACACTCGGCCGCCGCACCGTCACCGGGCCCGCCGGAGCGGGGCGCCGCGGGCAGCGCCACCGCCGTCGCGCACCCGAACATCGCGCTGATCAAGTACTGGGGCAAGCGGGACGAGGGTCTGGTGCTGCCCTGGACGTCGAGTCTGTCGATGACGCTGGACGTCTTCCCGACGACCACCCGGGTCCGGCTGGAGTCCGGGTCGGGGCACGACACGGTGGCGCTGAACGGTGTGCCCGCGACGGGCGAGACCCTGCGCCGGGTCACCGCCTTCCTTCAGCTGGTGCGGGAGAGGGCCGGAAGCGGCCGGCGGGCCGTCGTGGAGACGCACAACACCGTTCCCACCGGGGCGGGTCTGGCGTCGTCCGCCAGTGGGTTCGCCGCCCTCGCCGTCGCCGCCGCCGCCGTGTACGGGCTCGGTCTCGACGCCGGCGGGCTGTCCCGGCTGGCGCGGCGGGGGTCCGGGTCGGCTTCGCGGTCGGTGTTCGGCGGGTTCGCCGTCTGGCATGCCGGGGCGGACACCGGGACGGCCGCGGAGGCGGACCTCGGCTCGTACGCCGAGCCGGTACCCGCCGCCGATCTCGACCCGGCGCTGGTCGTCGCCGTCGTCGACGCCGGCCCCAAGACGGTGTCCAGCCGGGAGGCCATGCGCCGCACGGTCGACACCTCGCCGCTGTTCGGGCCGTGGGCCGTCTCCGGCAAGGACGATCTGGCCGAGATGCGGGCGGCGCTGCGGCGGGGCGACATCGACGCGGTGGGCGAGATCGCGGAGCGCAACGCGCTCGGCATGCACGCGACCATGCTGGCGGCCCGGCCGGCGGTCCGGTATCTGTCGCCGGCCACGGTCACCGTGCTCGACAGTGTGCTGCGGCTGCGGCGGGACGGCATCGCGGCCTACGCGACGATGGACGCCGGGCCGAACGTGAAGGTGCTGTGCCGCCGGGCGGACGCGGAGCGGGTGGCCGGGGCCGTACGCGATGCCGTCCCGGGCGGCACGGTCCTGGTCGCCGGGCCGGGCCCCGGTGCCCGTCTGCTGGGTGAGGGCGCATGACGGCACCGCGGCGCACCGTCGTACGGCACGCGCCGGGCAAGCTGTTCGTGGCGGGCGAGTACGCGGTGGTGGAGCCGGGGAATCCGGCGATCCTGGTGGCGCTCGACCGGCATGTCACCGTGACCGTGACCGGCACCGGCACCGGTGGGGGTGGGGGGGCCGGTGTTGTGATCTCCTCCGACCTCGGGCGGCGCGCGGTGGGCCGGCGCGGGCCGCACGGCCGGCTCGTCTTCGACGGCGAGGGCGAGGGGCGGCGGGCGCGCAGTGCTCTGGCGCATGTCGTGTCGGCGATCGAGACCGTGGACCGGCTGCTGGCCGAACGCGGTCTGCCGGTGCCCGTGCTGGAGGTTTCGGTCAGCAGCCGGCTGCACGAGGACGGCAGAAAGTTCGGTCTGGGTTCCAGCGGTGCGGTGACCGTGGCCACCGTCGCGGCCGTCGCGGCCTTCTGCGGGCTGGAGCTGACCCTCGGGGACCGGTTCCGGCTGGCGCTGCTCGCCACCGCGGAGCTCGACCCCAACGGGTCCGGCGGTGATCTCGCCGCCAGTACCTGGGGCGGCTGGATCGAGTACCGGGCGCCCGACCGGGTCTTCGTGCTCGACCTGGCCCGGCGGCTGGGGGTGGACCGGGCCGTGCACACGCCCTGGCCGGGTCATACGGTGCGCCGGCTGCCGCCGCCGGACGGTCTGTCCCTGGAGGTCGGCTGGACCGGGAACCCCGCCTCCACCGCCTCCCTGGTGTCCGCTCTGCACCGCCGGACCTGGCGGGGCACCGTCTCCCACCGCAGGTTCGTGGAGACCACGGCCGACTGTGTGCGGGCCGCGGCCGTCGCGCTGCACGCGGGCGACGGGCGGGGTCTGCTGCACCAGGTCCGGCGGAGCCGGCGGGAGCTGGCCCGCCTGGACGACGAGGTCGGTCTGGGCATCTTCACGCCCGGGCTGACGGCGCTGTGCGACGCCGCCGAGGCCCTGGGCGGTGCGGCGAAACCCTCCGGGGCGGGGGGCGGGGACTGCGGCATCGCCCTGCTGGACGCCGGTGCGACGCGGGACATCACACACCTACGGCAGCGGTGGGAGACGGCCGGGGTGCTGCCCCTGCCCATCCGTCCCGCCCTGGAAGGGATCGAGGAATGAGCGGTCAACGCAAGGACGACCATGTCCGGCTCGCCATCGAGCAGCATCACGCGCACAGCGGGCACAACCAGTTCGACGAGGTGTCGTTCGTCCATCACGCCCTGGCTGGTATCGACCGGCGGGA is part of the Streptomyces qinzhouensis genome and harbors:
- a CDS encoding nuclear transport factor 2 family protein gives rise to the protein MSQYKDIITQYLDGVHRGDHELVLSLVTDGVLLEKKGQPAFRGKEVLRAAIDNKDGIVHKDAGSLRPVHKVERMIEEGETVAVDGTVVVPLPNGGQLELLFSDYFTFSDGLISGVESYMITPAPPQS
- the pcaB gene encoding 3-carboxy-cis,cis-muconate cycloisomerase, translated to MTSPYEPPPPAYLDAGLLSPVRAGTPAEAAVGDGAWLRAMLDAEAALARAQARCGTVPAHAAEAITAACAHPPDLRELALAARETANPVVGLVKALTARVAEHSPQAAEYVHRGSTSQDIFDTGAMLVASRALRLIITDLHTTAGALAELAAAHRDTVMAGRTLALHAVPTTFGLKAAGWHRLVLDAAERLEHTLHGLPVSLGGAAGTLAGYLQYAGRDADPAAVPDELTAAFAAETGLAVPVLPWHALRTPIADLGAGLARTTGALGKIAADVLVLTRTEIGEVTEPAVTGRGASSAMPHKRNPVLATLIRSASVQVPALAAVLTQCLATEDERSAGLWHAEWQPLREALRLTGGAAHTAAELARGLTVHPERMRANLEATGGQIVSERVSAVLAPRIGKDAARQLLTRATLLAGTTGRPLADVLAELPQLDGVLTRADALALLDPAAYTGAAGPLVDRALTTPHRPHTPKP
- a CDS encoding FAD/NAD(P)-binding protein: MEICLVGAGPRGLSVLERLCAQERKSPRWPAVTVHVADPDPAGAGRVWRPTQSRHLLMNTVACQVTLYTDASVRIDGPVEEGPSLYQWAKTLESGPLETGRDTTHDQHLIAEARRLGPDTYPTRALYGSYLRWAFQQTVANAPGHLTVLVHPLRAVALEDTAPRPDHGNGNGTGARTAVPPTQTVTLEDGTRLTGLSAVVLAQGHLPARPTDTEHRLAAFAARNGLTYLAPANPADVDLSHIPPGQSVLLRGLGLNFFDYLTLFTQGRGGTYTRTGGRLVYRPSGREPRLYAGSRRGVPYQARGENEKGAHGRYFPRLLTTEYIAALRRRKNTRGTAVDFTAELWPLISKEVCGVYYTGLLTARGEPAPATEEFTERYLRAEPGPAEDRILDEAGIGPAERWDWHRIARPYGPRDTAGPAAFRRWLRDHLDEDVRLARQGNINGPVKAALDVLRDLRNELRLAVDHAGLTAASHRDDLERWYTPLNTYLSIGPPASRIEEMAALMDAGVLDVTGPGLHVATDPHDPCFIGTSSETGQRVRAGVLIEARLPDIDLRRTTDPLLGHLLRTGQCRPYRIPHGRPDTHPDSTGTPGGADYETGGLAVSERPYHLIDAHGVPHPRRFAYGVPTESVHWVTAAGIRPGVGSVTLEDSDAIAAAVLALPPCPPPAPRHDRSPSTTRGQAHDLSV
- the mvk gene encoding mevalonate kinase, encoding MTLPTSSDGVSESRVPKRHRARSVGIGRAHAKAILLGEHAVVHGAPALAIPVPQLTVTASAGWSSRAGDGRGEVSVTMTGSASRALVTRAFDGLRRLTEEFFVRTGAAGGPPLEVVVDGGIPHGRGLGSSAAVSRAVVFALADLLGRELTEDLAFDLVQTAENLAHGRASGVDATAVGAERPLLFRAGRAEELPIGCDGLFIIADSGVPGSTKEAAELLRAGFGRRAGAAERFVGRASELAEAGRRALADGDAEGLGSRLTDYHELLRAAGLSTERIDALVEAALKAGSLGAKITGGGLGGCAIAQTRPEQAREVTRQLHEAGAVQTWAVPLKGFDSHAQ
- the mvaD gene encoding diphosphomevalonate decarboxylase is translated as MRSEHSAAAPSPGPPERGAAGSATAVAHPNIALIKYWGKRDEGLVLPWTSSLSMTLDVFPTTTRVRLESGSGHDTVALNGVPATGETLRRVTAFLQLVRERAGSGRRAVVETHNTVPTGAGLASSASGFAALAVAAAAVYGLGLDAGGLSRLARRGSGSASRSVFGGFAVWHAGADTGTAAEADLGSYAEPVPAADLDPALVVAVVDAGPKTVSSREAMRRTVDTSPLFGPWAVSGKDDLAEMRAALRRGDIDAVGEIAERNALGMHATMLAARPAVRYLSPATVTVLDSVLRLRRDGIAAYATMDAGPNVKVLCRRADAERVAGAVRDAVPGGTVLVAGPGPGARLLGEGA
- a CDS encoding phosphomevalonate kinase, which produces MTAPRRTVVRHAPGKLFVAGEYAVVEPGNPAILVALDRHVTVTVTGTGTGGGGGAGVVISSDLGRRAVGRRGPHGRLVFDGEGEGRRARSALAHVVSAIETVDRLLAERGLPVPVLEVSVSSRLHEDGRKFGLGSSGAVTVATVAAVAAFCGLELTLGDRFRLALLATAELDPNGSGGDLAASTWGGWIEYRAPDRVFVLDLARRLGVDRAVHTPWPGHTVRRLPPPDGLSLEVGWTGNPASTASLVSALHRRTWRGTVSHRRFVETTADCVRAAAVALHAGDGRGLLHQVRRSRRELARLDDEVGLGIFTPGLTALCDAAEALGGAAKPSGAGGGDCGIALLDAGATRDITHLRQRWETAGVLPLPIRPALEGIEE